In the Candidatus Electrothrix sp. GW3-4 genome, one interval contains:
- a CDS encoding glycosyltransferase N-terminal domain-containing protein, giving the protein MPNWQVSQRLGRYQDVDPSATAAPRAQLLWIHAASVGEVQAARALIAVLDDTLPEAEIFLTTMTRQGRAVAQSLLPSHVCCALAPLDISPAVDRALKLLQPNLYICLETEFWPVMLITMRKAGVPMLLLNGRISARSFAQYQRIKGTIKQVLAGFSAVGVIQEQDKDRFCQLGVPADRIQVCGNLKYGLRQPDSAEQAKKEYCQLLGIQADEVVFLCGSTRSGEEELLLPVFTRLQEKYLGRLLWILAPRHLERLPEVMALLEQAGLGYELFSQFSLSSEGDSKERQGNIILLDRMGELARLYAVGDYIFCGGSLVNKGGHNIMEPIALRKPVFFGPYMQDFQDAVGLVLAAGAGVQVASPDDLSDRLLDYPVDAPVYEQACQAAEQLAQTQQGAVTRQAEMVSQVMKDRG; this is encoded by the coding sequence ATGCCAAATTGGCAAGTGAGCCAACGACTTGGTCGTTATCAAGATGTCGATCCATCTGCAACGGCAGCACCGCGTGCGCAGTTGCTCTGGATACATGCCGCTTCTGTCGGAGAGGTTCAGGCTGCGCGAGCACTCATTGCTGTTCTAGATGATACCTTGCCTGAGGCTGAAATCTTTCTGACCACCATGACACGGCAGGGAAGGGCTGTTGCCCAGTCTCTGCTGCCCTCCCATGTTTGTTGTGCGTTAGCTCCTTTGGATATATCCCCAGCCGTGGACAGGGCCCTCAAGCTTTTGCAGCCGAATCTTTATATTTGTCTGGAAACAGAATTCTGGCCTGTGATGCTGATAACGATGCGCAAGGCTGGTGTGCCCATGCTGCTCCTCAACGGTCGGATTTCCGCGCGTTCCTTTGCGCAATATCAGCGTATAAAGGGAACCATAAAGCAAGTTCTTGCCGGTTTTTCAGCGGTCGGTGTGATTCAGGAACAGGATAAAGATCGTTTTTGTCAGCTTGGGGTACCTGCTGATCGTATTCAGGTTTGTGGTAATCTGAAATACGGACTTCGGCAGCCGGACTCGGCAGAGCAGGCAAAGAAGGAGTATTGCCAACTTCTTGGAATTCAAGCTGATGAGGTTGTGTTCCTCTGTGGATCAACTCGATCAGGGGAAGAAGAACTCCTCCTGCCTGTCTTTACCCGATTGCAGGAGAAATACCTGGGCAGGCTCTTATGGATTCTTGCTCCGCGTCATTTGGAGCGATTGCCGGAGGTCATGGCCTTGCTGGAGCAGGCCGGGCTGGGGTATGAGCTGTTTTCGCAGTTTTCTCTGTCCTCTGAGGGAGATAGCAAGGAGCGCCAGGGGAATATTATCCTGCTGGACAGGATGGGAGAACTTGCGCGTCTTTATGCAGTGGGGGATTATATTTTTTGTGGTGGGAGTCTGGTCAATAAGGGGGGGCATAATATTATGGAACCCATTGCCCTGCGAAAGCCGGTCTTTTTCGGCCCCTATATGCAGGATTTTCAGGATGCGGTGGGGCTGGTCCTTGCAGCGGGAGCTGGTGTTCAGGTTGCCTCGCCTGATGATTTATCAGACCGCTTGCTGGATTATCCTGTGGATGCACCTGTCTATGAGCAGGCCTGTCAGGCGGCAGAGCAGCTTGCGCAGACCCAGCAGGGCGCGGTGACCCGGCAGGCGGAAATGGTGTCGCAGGTGATGAAAGACCGAGGGTGA
- a CDS encoding excalibur calcium-binding domain-containing protein yields MGKAVCSEKNMVVGYDLGLIRGVEIIEDGRIKLISQLTPDLIARINSSNQRARDYDESLEKIEQSKIGYFVHKLKPVRSVADLQNLGERQYQKYGLNGALHLFLPFLGALLVLIGSLWFIIAAFRVHIFWGLGCLLLPLVPLFFLFLHWRAAAKPFVVFVLGGVLACSGVYYFDEKEQLTRKKQPAAAVSKKIATKQVKSKYSCQGKTRCGEMRSCEEAKFYLKHCPGTKMDGDHDGIPCERQWCK; encoded by the coding sequence GTGGGGAAGGCTGTATGTTCCGAGAAGAACATGGTTGTCGGCTATGACCTTGGCTTAATACGGGGTGTTGAGATTATCGAGGATGGAAGGATTAAGCTTATCAGTCAACTTACCCCGGATTTGATTGCAAGAATTAATTCATCAAACCAGCGGGCTCGTGATTACGACGAAAGTCTTGAGAAAATAGAACAGAGCAAGATCGGTTATTTTGTCCATAAATTAAAGCCTGTTAGATCTGTTGCAGATTTGCAAAACCTCGGTGAAAGACAGTATCAAAAATATGGCTTGAATGGTGCATTGCACCTCTTCCTTCCCTTTCTTGGTGCCCTTCTCGTCCTTATCGGCTCCCTTTGGTTTATTATCGCCGCCTTCCGCGTCCATATTTTCTGGGGGCTTGGTTGTCTTTTGCTTCCTCTTGTTCCTTTATTTTTCCTTTTCCTCCATTGGCGAGCTGCAGCAAAACCTTTTGTTGTTTTTGTTCTTGGGGGAGTACTTGCCTGCTCCGGCGTGTATTATTTTGATGAAAAGGAACAGCTGACGAGAAAGAAACAACCCGCAGCAGCGGTATCGAAAAAAATCGCAACGAAACAGGTAAAGAGCAAGTACAGTTGCCAGGGGAAGACGCGTTGCGGAGAAATGAGATCTTGTGAAGAAGCAAAATTTTATCTCAAACATTGTCCCGGAACAAAGATGGATGGTGACCATGACGGTATTCCTTGCGAGCGTCAATGGTGTAAATAG
- a CDS encoding flavodoxin family protein, whose translation MKILGVAASPRQNKSTRFLLEQCLDAIKNAAEASKNGIEVELIDLAPFEINGCVACDACKKGVLCSQQDGFQEIIPKLADPELAGIILATPVYMGCMTSRAKAFIDRTVIFRRNGFMLKNKLGGVIAVGGSRNGGQELTVQAVHAAMMIHDMVIIGDGDHFGGAAWANHPDGYEADTTGIATARNLGIRMGEVAVTLRG comes from the coding sequence ATGAAAATCCTAGGTGTAGCAGCAAGTCCGAGACAGAATAAATCCACCCGCTTCCTTTTAGAACAATGCCTTGATGCCATTAAAAATGCAGCTGAGGCCTCTAAAAACGGTATTGAGGTTGAATTAATCGATCTTGCCCCGTTCGAAATTAACGGCTGTGTTGCCTGCGATGCCTGTAAAAAAGGCGTTCTCTGTAGCCAACAAGATGGCTTTCAGGAGATTATCCCCAAGCTTGCTGACCCGGAACTGGCCGGTATTATCCTCGCGACGCCGGTGTATATGGGCTGTATGACCAGCCGGGCCAAGGCCTTTATCGATCGAACCGTTATCTTTCGCCGTAACGGGTTTATGTTGAAGAATAAACTTGGTGGCGTCATTGCGGTGGGAGGTTCCCGAAATGGTGGCCAGGAGCTTACCGTACAGGCAGTGCATGCTGCTATGATGATTCATGATATGGTCATAATTGGTGATGGTGACCACTTTGGCGGTGCAGCCTGGGCCAATCATCCAGACGGCTATGAGGCGGATACAACAGGCATTGCCACAGCCAGGAACCTGGGTATACGTATGGGGGAGGTCGCCGTAACGTTGCGGGGATAG
- the carA gene encoding glutamine-hydrolyzing carbamoyl-phosphate synthase small subunit, with protein MKALIALEDGTVLTGRSFTGAGEAVGEIVFNTSMSGYQEVLTDPSYTGQLVTMTYPLIGNYGVNEEDMESSSVHPRAFLMREYQDLPSNFRATGTLAEFLQKFGVLGVDGFDTRMLTRIIRNHGAMKAIISTEDLDQASLVQRAKDWPGLVGRDMVARVTTATPYNWLNNAPAEGTGFAAEAADKFKVVAYDFGIKYNQLRILKEKGCAVHVVPATTSAEEVMALNPDGIFLSNGPGDPAGVEGVVDNVRKLLGKKPIFGICLGHQILGLAYGAATYKLKFGHRGGNQPVKDLQIGKVDITSQNHGFCVDQENLPDKVEMTHINLNDGSLEGMRHTEFPAFSVQYHPEHAPGPHDAIYLFDRFLELMAQQG; from the coding sequence ATGAAAGCATTAATCGCGCTTGAAGATGGCACCGTGCTCACCGGTCGCTCCTTTACCGGGGCTGGGGAAGCAGTGGGTGAAATAGTCTTTAATACCAGCATGAGCGGCTACCAGGAGGTCTTGACCGATCCCTCCTATACTGGCCAGTTGGTCACCATGACCTACCCCCTGATCGGTAATTACGGGGTCAATGAGGAGGATATGGAGTCCTCGTCTGTTCATCCTCGCGCCTTTCTGATGCGAGAGTATCAGGACCTGCCCAGTAACTTTAGGGCCACTGGCACCCTGGCGGAGTTTTTACAGAAATTTGGGGTGCTGGGTGTTGATGGCTTTGATACCCGCATGCTGACTCGTATTATCCGTAACCACGGGGCGATGAAGGCGATTATCTCCACTGAAGACCTGGACCAGGCCTCCCTGGTGCAGCGGGCCAAGGACTGGCCAGGCCTGGTGGGCCGGGATATGGTTGCCCGAGTCACCACAGCAACGCCCTATAACTGGCTGAACAACGCCCCGGCAGAGGGAACAGGATTTGCCGCAGAGGCAGCAGATAAATTCAAGGTTGTTGCCTATGATTTTGGGATCAAATACAATCAGCTGCGTATCCTTAAGGAAAAGGGCTGTGCCGTCCATGTGGTTCCTGCCACCACCTCTGCTGAGGAGGTCATGGCCCTGAACCCGGACGGCATCTTTCTCTCCAATGGCCCAGGTGATCCTGCCGGTGTGGAGGGGGTAGTGGATAACGTGCGCAAGCTCTTAGGAAAAAAGCCCATCTTTGGCATCTGTCTTGGTCATCAGATCCTGGGGCTGGCCTACGGGGCTGCCACCTATAAGCTGAAATTCGGGCACCGGGGCGGTAATCAGCCGGTCAAGGACCTGCAGATCGGCAAGGTGGATATCACCTCTCAGAATCATGGATTCTGTGTTGATCAGGAGAACCTCCCTGATAAGGTCGAGATGACCCATATCAATCTCAACGATGGCAGCCTGGAGGGTATGCGCCATACCGAGTTCCCGGCCTTTTCCGTGCAATATCATCCTGAGCACGCGCCTGGTCCCCATGACGCTATCTATCTCTTTGACCGTTTTCTTGAGCTGATGGCCCAACAGGGTTAA
- the carB gene encoding carbamoyl-phosphate synthase large subunit has protein sequence MPKRTDIHKILIIGSGPIIISQACEFDYSGAQAVKALKEEGYEVVLINSNPATIMTDPGLADRTYIEPITPEYLIKVIERERPDAILPTLGGQTALNTAIKVAETGALEKYDVELLAANIDVIRKAEGREEFRDAMEKIGLNVPRSFIVHTIEDAMEAGDQIGFPVIVRPSFTLGGTGGGVAYNRQELRDMCTGGLDLSMTTEIMLERSLLGWKEYELEVVRDRKDNVVIICSIENIDAMGVHTGDSITVAPQQTLSDREYQELRDASIAIIREIGVETGGSNVQFAVNPADGEIMVIEMNPRVSRSSALASKATGFPIAKIAAKLAVGYTLDELQNDITQETYAAFEPTIDYCVVKIPRWTFEKFPEAEDVLTTAMKSVGETMAIGRTFKEAFQKGMRSLEIGRMGFGFDGKAEMEDLHQDDLEKALKEPSSQRFFFLFEAMRRGMSIERMYELSKIDPWYLRSMQQIVDMGQQIQERGFSGLDVDFLRVAKQHGFSDVQLGHLTGTSEDDIRQLRQEKEVLPVYKLVDTCAAEFESYTPYYYSCYDQENESLPSDRKKIIILGGGPNRIGQGIEFDYCCVHASFALEEIGVESIMVNSNPETVSTDYDTSDRLYFEPLTREDVLNIIELEKPDGVIVQFGGQTPLNLAVALDKTGVKIIGTPPDAIDRAEDRKRFQQLLQKLGLKQPENGTVNSLEDALREVDRIGYPVVMRPSYVLGGRDMQIVYNEQGLREFMARPTIMGSEHPVLLDRFLKDAVEVDVDAVSDGTMTVIGGIMEHIEEAGIHSGDSACVLPPHTLSDAMIAEIMRATKAMAGELGVIGLMNVQYAVKNEDLYILEVNPRASRTVPFVSKATGVPLAKIATKVMMGISLEELGFTQEVAIKHWAVKEAVFPFDRFDNVDTLLGPEMKSTGEVMGIDEDLGLALAKSQQAANQQVPQAGSVFISVRRGDKKSLVPVVKSLLERGFKILATDGTAEKLTGYGLVCEQINKISQGRPHILDKIKDGQVQWIINTSSGNRTTEDSYLIRRAALDYHIPYTTTVSGAVSMAQAIIASAEQEVGVKTVQEFSAGG, from the coding sequence ATGCCAAAACGCACAGATATACATAAAATTCTGATTATCGGCTCCGGGCCGATTATTATCAGTCAGGCCTGTGAATTTGATTATTCCGGTGCCCAGGCCGTTAAGGCCCTCAAGGAAGAGGGCTATGAGGTGGTGCTGATCAACTCCAATCCGGCCACCATCATGACCGATCCAGGACTGGCCGACCGCACCTATATTGAACCCATCACCCCGGAATACTTGATTAAGGTTATTGAGCGGGAACGACCGGATGCCATCCTGCCCACCCTTGGCGGCCAGACCGCCCTGAACACAGCTATCAAGGTTGCTGAGACCGGCGCTTTAGAAAAATATGATGTTGAGCTGTTGGCGGCAAATATTGATGTCATCCGCAAGGCCGAAGGCCGGGAAGAGTTCCGCGATGCTATGGAGAAAATCGGCCTGAATGTGCCGAGATCCTTTATTGTTCATACCATTGAGGATGCGATGGAGGCCGGTGATCAAATCGGCTTTCCGGTGATTGTCCGGCCGAGCTTCACCCTAGGCGGCACCGGCGGCGGGGTGGCCTATAACCGCCAGGAGCTGCGGGATATGTGTACAGGTGGGCTGGATCTCTCCATGACCACCGAGATCATGCTGGAGCGCAGCCTGCTGGGTTGGAAAGAGTATGAGCTGGAGGTGGTGCGGGACCGCAAGGATAACGTAGTCATTATCTGCTCCATCGAAAATATCGATGCAATGGGTGTGCATACCGGTGACTCCATCACGGTGGCCCCCCAGCAGACCCTGTCGGATCGTGAGTATCAGGAGCTGCGGGATGCATCCATCGCCATTATTCGGGAGATCGGGGTGGAAACCGGGGGCTCTAATGTCCAGTTTGCTGTTAACCCGGCAGACGGGGAGATCATGGTCATTGAGATGAATCCCCGGGTCTCCCGCTCTTCGGCCCTGGCCTCCAAGGCCACGGGGTTCCCCATTGCCAAGATCGCAGCCAAGCTGGCTGTGGGCTATACCCTGGATGAGTTGCAGAACGATATCACCCAGGAAACCTATGCGGCCTTTGAACCCACCATTGATTACTGTGTGGTCAAGATTCCCCGCTGGACCTTTGAAAAATTTCCCGAAGCCGAAGATGTCCTGACTACGGCCATGAAGTCGGTGGGTGAAACCATGGCCATTGGCCGGACCTTTAAAGAGGCCTTCCAAAAGGGCATGCGTTCGCTGGAGATCGGGCGGATGGGCTTTGGCTTTGATGGCAAGGCAGAGATGGAAGATCTGCACCAGGATGATCTGGAAAAGGCCCTCAAAGAACCCAGTTCCCAGCGTTTTTTCTTCCTGTTTGAGGCCATGCGGCGGGGGATGTCTATTGAGCGGATGTATGAGTTGAGCAAGATTGATCCTTGGTACCTGCGCAGCATGCAGCAGATTGTTGATATGGGCCAGCAGATCCAGGAACGTGGCTTTTCCGGTCTTGATGTAGACTTCCTCCGTGTGGCCAAGCAACATGGCTTTTCCGATGTCCAGCTGGGGCACCTGACCGGCACCTCGGAGGATGATATCCGACAGCTGCGTCAGGAAAAGGAGGTCCTGCCGGTCTATAAGCTGGTGGATACCTGTGCTGCCGAGTTTGAGTCCTATACCCCGTATTATTACTCCTGCTATGATCAGGAAAACGAGTCCCTGCCCTCGGACCGGAAGAAGATCATCATCCTGGGTGGCGGTCCCAACCGAATCGGTCAGGGGATTGAGTTCGACTACTGCTGTGTGCATGCCTCCTTTGCCTTAGAGGAGATCGGGGTGGAGTCCATCATGGTCAACTCTAACCCAGAGACCGTGTCCACAGATTATGACACCTCGGACCGTCTCTATTTTGAGCCCTTGACCCGGGAGGACGTGCTCAATATTATTGAATTGGAGAAACCGGATGGGGTCATTGTCCAGTTCGGTGGTCAGACTCCGTTGAATCTGGCCGTGGCCCTGGACAAGACCGGGGTAAAAATTATCGGTACTCCACCTGATGCCATTGACCGGGCTGAGGACCGGAAGCGTTTTCAGCAGCTCCTCCAGAAGCTGGGGCTCAAGCAGCCGGAAAACGGCACGGTCAATTCGCTGGAAGACGCCCTGCGGGAAGTGGATAGGATCGGTTATCCCGTGGTTATGCGTCCTTCCTATGTCTTGGGTGGCCGGGATATGCAGATCGTCTATAACGAGCAAGGGCTCCGGGAGTTCATGGCCCGGCCCACTATTATGGGCAGTGAGCATCCGGTCCTGCTGGACAGGTTTCTGAAAGATGCTGTGGAGGTGGATGTGGATGCGGTCTCCGACGGTACGATGACCGTGATCGGCGGGATTATGGAGCATATTGAGGAGGCAGGTATCCATTCCGGTGACTCAGCCTGTGTCCTGCCGCCCCACACCCTGTCTGACGCTATGATTGCCGAGATCATGCGGGCCACCAAGGCCATGGCTGGCGAGCTAGGGGTTATCGGGTTGATGAATGTCCAGTATGCGGTCAAGAATGAGGATCTCTATATCCTGGAGGTTAATCCCAGGGCCTCACGGACCGTGCCCTTTGTCTCCAAGGCCACGGGTGTGCCCCTGGCCAAGATCGCCACCAAGGTGATGATGGGCATTAGCCTGGAGGAACTTGGGTTCACGCAAGAGGTTGCCATCAAACATTGGGCGGTCAAAGAGGCGGTCTTTCCCTTTGATCGTTTTGACAACGTGGACACCCTGTTAGGACCGGAGATGAAATCCACCGGTGAGGTCATGGGCATTGATGAGGACCTCGGCCTAGCCCTGGCCAAGTCGCAGCAGGCAGCAAACCAGCAGGTCCCTCAGGCAGGCTCTGTCTTTATCTCTGTTCGCCGTGGTGACAAGAAATCCTTGGTGCCAGTGGTCAAATCCCTCCTCGAAAGGGGCTTCAAGATCCTGGCAACGGATGGAACCGCTGAAAAGCTCACCGGATATGGACTGGTCTGTGAGCAGATCAATAAGATCTCTCAGGGGCGACCCCATATCCTGGACAAGATCAAGGACGGGCAGGTGCAGTGGATCATTAATACCTCGTCCGGCAACAGGACCACCGAGGACTCCTACCTTATCCGCCGGGCGGCCCTGGATTACCATATCCCGTATACCACCACGGTCAGTGGAGCAGTGTCTATGGCCCAGGCCATTATTGCCTCTGCTGAGCAGGAGGTGGGCGTGAAAACAGTGCAGGAGTTTTCTGCCGGGGGTTGA
- a CDS encoding NAD-dependent malic enzyme yields MSETSAMFKYDEYGNTREIYVYASGLSLHSDPFINRGTAFTKDERQRLGLVAMLPPAVRSLEEQVENSRVKVEAKDSDIERFVYIRSLFDRNVTLAHALIRSDISRYMSIIYTPTVGHACQQYSSMFRSANGLHFHPGNIDQAENVLRRFQQRDIRVAVVTDNQGILGLGDQGAGGIAICLGKLMLYTQGAGIAPWHCLPISLDVGTNNEALLNDHEYLGWRHKRITGDQYIDFIQRFTRAFRNVFPSALCQWEDFSKQNAFAIRDTFLHDLISFNDDIQGTGAVALAAIYTAMRIKREALAEQKFLIHGAGAGGVGIAEQIMVALCAEGMTEEEASRQIFTLDSQGLITTDRDLLPYKQKFAQDPAALDWLQEEQDGQLGNVVKQAGITVLIGTSGQPGCFSKEVVLSLLEHTDRPVVMPLSNPTDHAEAVPADIYSWTRGQALVGTGSPFPDVLHEGRAFSVAQANNVFIFPGVGLGTLASGSRAVLPEFFTAAAGAVSSSVRPAALQDGALLPPVTDLAEVSLKVAQAVGEAAITAGVSRPCAFSSFQHHNDPVRLQRLIRHLRWQPAYLPLVAM; encoded by the coding sequence ATGTCGGAAACTTCCGCAATGTTCAAATACGACGAATACGGCAACACCCGCGAGATCTATGTCTATGCCAGCGGACTGAGCCTCCATTCTGATCCGTTTATCAACCGGGGAACGGCCTTTACCAAGGATGAACGGCAACGCCTCGGGCTGGTTGCCATGCTGCCCCCGGCAGTGCGCAGCCTGGAAGAACAGGTGGAAAACAGCCGGGTCAAGGTGGAGGCCAAGGACTCGGATATCGAACGCTTTGTCTATATCCGTTCCCTGTTTGATCGCAATGTGACCCTGGCCCATGCCCTGATCAGGAGCGATATCAGCCGCTATATGTCCATCATCTACACTCCGACCGTGGGCCATGCCTGCCAGCAATACTCCTCCATGTTTCGCTCAGCCAATGGGCTCCATTTTCATCCCGGCAATATTGATCAGGCAGAAAATGTCCTCCGTCGCTTTCAGCAGCGGGATATTCGGGTGGCCGTGGTAACGGATAACCAGGGGATCCTTGGCTTGGGTGATCAGGGGGCAGGGGGGATCGCTATCTGCCTGGGTAAGTTGATGCTCTACACCCAGGGTGCCGGAATTGCCCCTTGGCACTGCCTGCCGATCTCGCTGGACGTGGGCACCAATAATGAGGCCCTGCTCAATGACCATGAATATCTGGGTTGGCGGCATAAGCGGATCACTGGCGATCAGTACATTGACTTTATCCAACGTTTTACCCGAGCCTTCCGTAATGTCTTTCCCAGCGCCCTCTGTCAGTGGGAGGATTTTTCCAAGCAGAATGCCTTTGCCATCCGGGATACCTTTCTCCATGATCTGATCTCTTTTAACGATGATATCCAGGGGACTGGGGCCGTTGCCCTGGCTGCCATTTACACGGCCATGCGGATCAAGCGAGAGGCCTTGGCAGAGCAGAAATTTCTCATTCACGGGGCCGGGGCCGGGGGGGTCGGCATTGCCGAGCAGATCATGGTTGCCCTCTGTGCCGAGGGGATGACGGAAGAGGAGGCCAGCAGGCAGATCTTCACCCTGGATTCACAGGGGCTGATCACAACGGATCGGGACCTCCTGCCCTATAAGCAGAAGTTTGCCCAGGACCCGGCAGCACTGGATTGGCTGCAAGAGGAACAAGACGGGCAGCTGGGGAATGTAGTGAAACAGGCCGGGATCACGGTCTTGATCGGTACCTCGGGTCAGCCCGGTTGTTTTAGCAAAGAGGTCGTGCTCTCCTTGTTGGAGCATACCGATCGCCCCGTGGTCATGCCGCTCTCCAACCCCACAGACCATGCCGAGGCGGTGCCAGCAGATATCTATAGCTGGACCAGGGGCCAGGCCCTGGTCGGCACCGGCTCCCCCTTTCCTGATGTCCTCCATGAAGGGCGGGCCTTTTCCGTGGCCCAGGCCAATAATGTCTTTATCTTTCCCGGGGTGGGGCTGGGCACCCTGGCTTCTGGCTCCCGTGCTGTGCTGCCGGAGTTTTTCACCGCAGCGGCCGGGGCGGTTTCCTCCAGCGTGCGTCCTGCTGCTCTGCAGGACGGTGCTCTCCTGCCACCGGTGACCGATCTTGCGGAAGTCAGTCTCAAGGTTGCCCAGGCCGTGGGGGAGGCGGCAATTACCGCCGGGGTGAGTCGGCCCTGTGCCTTTTCCAGCTTTCAGCATCATAATGATCCGGTCCGTTTGCAGCGTTTGATCCGGCATTTACGCTGGCAACCCGCCTATCTGCCCCTGGTGGCCATGTGA
- a CDS encoding TM2 domain-containing protein: MIKQETHSVAMGYILWIFGFMGMHRFYYGKPISGTLYFFTLGLLGIGWIVDLFLIPGMDREADLRFAPGPLDYNLCWLLLVFLGPFGIHRMYMGKWFTGILYLLTVGLFGLGFLYDLWTLNEQLTLANAA, encoded by the coding sequence ATGATCAAACAGGAGACACATAGTGTGGCAATGGGCTACATCCTCTGGATCTTTGGTTTCATGGGGATGCATCGTTTTTACTACGGCAAACCGATTTCAGGCACCCTCTATTTTTTTACCCTGGGCCTGCTTGGTATTGGTTGGATTGTTGACCTCTTTCTGATTCCGGGCATGGATCGCGAGGCTGACCTGCGTTTTGCTCCAGGTCCTCTGGATTATAATCTCTGCTGGCTTCTCCTGGTCTTTCTGGGGCCCTTTGGCATCCATCGCATGTACATGGGTAAGTGGTTCACCGGCATCCTCTATCTCCTCACCGTTGGCCTGTTCGGTCTGGGCTTCCTCTATGATCTCTGGACATTGAATGAGCAGCTCACCCTCGCTAATGCGGCGTGA
- a CDS encoding IscA/HesB family protein, translated as MLEVTATALNNVKEYLGQENIESAVRVFMMSGGCSGPGLGLALDEAKENDLTFEEDGVSFVVEKGLAETCGAIKVDYLESSSGCGCSGGGGFSISSEKPLPAAAGSGCSSCGGSCG; from the coding sequence ATGCTTGAAGTAACTGCAACAGCACTGAACAATGTCAAAGAATATCTGGGTCAAGAAAATATTGAGTCCGCTGTCCGTGTCTTTATGATGTCTGGAGGCTGCTCAGGACCGGGGCTGGGTCTGGCCCTGGATGAGGCCAAGGAAAATGACCTGACCTTTGAAGAAGACGGGGTGAGCTTTGTGGTGGAAAAGGGGCTGGCCGAGACCTGCGGAGCCATCAAGGTGGACTATCTTGAGTCCAGCAGTGGGTGCGGTTGTTCCGGTGGTGGCGGCTTCAGTATCAGCAGCGAAAAACCCTTACCTGCTGCAGCTGGAAGTGGCTGCAGCTCCTGCGGTGGTTCCTGCGGTTAA
- a CDS encoding double-cubane-cluster-containing anaerobic reductase produces the protein MNDFEVKAYPELWQSLDMDVARFDKARQMLGDVYAQAFLSQENRPKGMAYFDEMIAELHGGRIKELVAAKAEGKPVVGTFCVYIPEELVLAAGGVCIGLCGGSQGSVPDAEKILPRNICPMVKSAYGFKAGRICPYFQVADFLYGETTCDAKKKTWELMDRLIPTHVMEIPQTKKPHSIALWQEEVRAFKVKMEETTGREITEADLAAAIKVMNNKRKALQRLNSLRHHSPTPISGKDGLLIEQIAFYDDPVRFTEKLNALCDELDERVAQQVTVQGQKSARVMVAGSPMALPNWKVHNLVEGAGAVIVNEESCIGTRYFKDLIDESVTGMDNMLAALTDRYKEIDCSCFTPNNERIDQVLKEFRASGAQGIINYSLQFCHTYNIEEVRIREACDKEGIPYLSLESDYSPEDMGQMQTRIEAFLEQLSD, from the coding sequence ATGAATGATTTTGAAGTAAAGGCCTACCCGGAGTTGTGGCAGTCTCTGGATATGGATGTGGCGCGTTTTGACAAGGCCCGCCAGATGCTGGGTGATGTCTATGCGCAAGCCTTCCTCAGTCAGGAGAATCGTCCCAAGGGCATGGCCTATTTTGATGAGATGATCGCAGAGCTGCACGGCGGTCGGATCAAGGAGCTGGTGGCAGCCAAGGCAGAGGGGAAACCGGTGGTGGGCACCTTCTGTGTCTATATCCCGGAGGAGCTCGTTCTTGCTGCGGGCGGGGTCTGTATCGGACTCTGCGGTGGTTCGCAGGGATCGGTACCGGATGCGGAAAAGATCCTGCCCCGCAATATCTGCCCCATGGTCAAGTCAGCCTATGGTTTTAAGGCTGGGCGGATCTGCCCCTATTTCCAGGTGGCGGATTTCCTCTACGGCGAGACCACCTGCGATGCCAAGAAAAAGACCTGGGAGCTGATGGATCGGCTGATTCCCACCCATGTCATGGAGATTCCCCAGACCAAGAAGCCGCACAGCATTGCCCTGTGGCAGGAAGAGGTCCGGGCCTTTAAGGTCAAGATGGAGGAGACCACGGGCAGGGAAATCACCGAGGCGGATCTGGCTGCGGCGATCAAGGTGATGAATAATAAGCGCAAGGCTCTGCAACGTTTGAACAGCCTGCGCCATCATTCGCCTACCCCGATTTCCGGTAAAGACGGCCTGCTTATTGAGCAGATTGCCTTTTATGATGATCCGGTCCGCTTTACTGAAAAGCTCAACGCCCTGTGCGATGAGTTGGACGAGCGGGTCGCGCAGCAGGTGACGGTCCAGGGGCAGAAGAGCGCCCGGGTGATGGTCGCCGGGTCGCCTATGGCTCTGCCCAACTGGAAGGTGCATAACCTGGTGGAAGGGGCAGGGGCAGTGATCGTTAATGAGGAATCCTGCATCGGTACCCGCTATTTCAAGGACCTGATAGATGAGTCGGTCACGGGCATGGATAATATGCTGGCCGCGCTCACGGATCGCTACAAGGAGATCGACTGCTCTTGCTTTACCCCGAATAACGAGCGGATTGATCAGGTGCTCAAGGAGTTCCGTGCATCCGGGGCCCAGGGAATCATCAACTACTCTCTCCAGTTCTGCCATACCTATAATATCGAGGAAGTGCGGATCCGAGAGGCCTGTGATAAGGAAGGCATTCCCTATCTCTCCCTGGAATCTGATTATTCCCCAGAGGATATGGGGCAGATGCAGACCCGGATTGAGGCCTTTTTGGAACAGCTGAGCGACTGA